Proteins encoded within one genomic window of Variovorax sp. OAS795:
- a CDS encoding DNA cytosine methyltransferase — protein sequence MKKLTSISLFAGGGGMTLGTTAAGFETLFATDVKPSAEETFRHNFPDVPFFAGDVRRLTRDYLEKIIDGRKVDLIVGGPPCQGFSTIGDQNPADPRNGLFWCFARIVEWIKPSCVLMENVNYLRTQYGGRFEREIIAAFERLGYRMWVTTLNSADFGVPQIRKRVFFFGTRLKTGFAWPKVTHGTETNPHVPVWSVLSDLSGPRDDIANHSFLRHGEIVVSRYQLIPEGGRMPPPSELPEAIRRKNFGNTYKRLHRERPALTMVPGNNAFPIHPVENRSLSPREAARIQTFPDSYVFSGSRAEQCQLVGNAVPVLLAKQLGEQIKRHIQGKITVSEQKPTTKLSGEEIALAAFKEAEAKPARRTGPTAVSFFSGVGGLMLGFLNAGCNVLASYDKKNSVDRNQKLNFPDVPHFVSDAALLTVEEIRKNTKNKQIDIVFGGPPCQGFSIFGRRRFINTQDHKPEDDERNDLSIKYIELAIGLSPKAIFLENVKGFVSTQRGNSTYLAEVEKKLKRAGYEVAHKVVNCADYGVPQQRERFILVAWKKGLMFQWPEPKYFSDPKSWQRPYVTVGDVISDLMDPATCGDEFSHAPMAHKELVVARYKLIPEGGRLPENGLPEHLRKGYRSDNVKNYSHVYKRLSMGSPATTMVPGHNAFPVHPVLHRTLTVREAARIQTFPDWMRFIGTRQQQCTLVGNAVPPVLAEIFACNIVKTIKGNYSSRGYKRDVYDLAASP from the coding sequence ATGAAAAAACTGACCTCGATCTCGCTATTTGCTGGTGGCGGTGGAATGACTTTGGGTACTACCGCGGCAGGATTCGAGACTCTGTTTGCAACCGACGTTAAGCCGTCGGCGGAAGAGACTTTTCGCCACAATTTCCCAGACGTTCCTTTCTTTGCCGGAGACGTCCGCCGCCTTACGCGTGATTACCTAGAGAAGATCATTGATGGCCGCAAAGTCGACCTAATCGTTGGCGGACCACCATGCCAAGGCTTCTCGACAATCGGCGACCAAAATCCGGCCGATCCGCGTAACGGACTTTTCTGGTGCTTTGCCCGTATTGTGGAATGGATAAAGCCTTCGTGCGTGCTGATGGAGAATGTCAATTATCTTCGGACGCAATATGGCGGTCGCTTTGAACGAGAGATCATCGCCGCCTTCGAACGGCTGGGCTATCGCATGTGGGTCACAACTCTTAATTCTGCCGATTTCGGAGTACCTCAAATCCGGAAGAGAGTATTCTTTTTTGGAACTCGGTTGAAGACGGGATTCGCGTGGCCCAAAGTGACTCATGGCACTGAAACCAATCCTCACGTGCCGGTTTGGTCGGTGCTTTCCGACCTCTCAGGTCCGCGCGACGACATAGCGAACCATTCCTTCCTTCGCCATGGCGAAATTGTCGTGTCACGTTACCAACTCATTCCCGAGGGTGGGCGTATGCCGCCACCTTCAGAGCTTCCGGAGGCAATTCGAAGAAAGAATTTTGGCAATACTTACAAGCGTCTTCATCGCGAACGACCAGCACTCACAATGGTCCCGGGAAACAATGCTTTTCCGATTCACCCGGTGGAAAACCGTAGCTTGTCTCCGAGGGAGGCTGCACGAATACAGACCTTTCCTGATTCCTACGTTTTTTCAGGATCGCGCGCAGAGCAATGTCAACTGGTCGGCAATGCGGTTCCTGTTCTTCTTGCGAAGCAGCTCGGAGAGCAGATCAAACGCCATATTCAAGGGAAAATTACTGTGAGTGAACAGAAGCCGACGACAAAGCTGTCTGGCGAGGAAATCGCGCTCGCCGCTTTCAAGGAAGCAGAAGCGAAACCTGCAAGGAGAACGGGGCCAACGGCGGTCAGTTTTTTCTCGGGTGTCGGCGGCCTAATGTTGGGATTCCTAAATGCGGGTTGCAATGTGCTCGCCTCTTACGACAAAAAGAATAGCGTCGACAGGAATCAGAAATTGAATTTCCCCGATGTCCCGCACTTCGTATCGGATGCGGCTTTACTGACGGTGGAAGAAATCAGAAAGAACACGAAAAACAAGCAGATCGATATTGTCTTCGGCGGGCCGCCTTGCCAAGGTTTTTCGATCTTTGGCCGTCGCCGATTCATCAACACCCAAGATCACAAGCCAGAAGACGACGAGCGAAATGACCTCTCGATCAAATATATAGAGCTTGCTATCGGCCTCTCGCCAAAGGCGATTTTTCTGGAGAACGTAAAAGGATTTGTTTCAACTCAGCGTGGCAACTCGACCTACTTGGCTGAGGTCGAAAAGAAGCTTAAGCGAGCCGGTTATGAGGTTGCCCACAAGGTCGTGAATTGCGCTGATTACGGGGTACCCCAGCAACGAGAGCGATTCATCCTCGTCGCTTGGAAAAAGGGACTCATGTTCCAGTGGCCAGAACCAAAGTATTTCAGTGATCCCAAGTCTTGGCAGCGACCTTATGTCACGGTCGGAGATGTAATCTCAGACCTGATGGATCCTGCCACGTGTGGGGACGAGTTTAGTCATGCTCCAATGGCTCATAAAGAGCTGGTGGTCGCGAGATATAAGCTGATCCCTGAGGGCGGGCGGCTCCCAGAAAATGGCTTACCAGAGCACCTAAGAAAGGGATACCGTTCGGACAACGTGAAGAACTACAGCCATGTTTACAAGCGTCTATCAATGGGTTCGCCCGCGACGACCATGGTCCCAGGTCACAACGCCTTCCCAGTTCATCCAGTTTTGCATCGAACGCTGACCGTGCGAGAAGCGGCCCGCATCCAAACTTTTCCCGATTGGATGAGATTTATTGGCACTCGGCAGCAACAATGCACTTTGGTTGGCAATGCTGTCCCGCCAGTGCTTGCCGAAATATTCGCCTGCAACATCGTGAAGACCATTAAGGGAAATTATTCATCGCGAGGCTACAAGCGTGACGTCTACGACTTGGCGGCTTCCCCGTGA
- a CDS encoding tyrosine-type recombinase/integrase has translation MGTITKRKRADGSVAHMARIRIKDGGVVMHSETETFDREAAAKLWIKNRETDLAKPGALEKLKAPDPTFAEAIRKYIAESRKAIGKTKAQVLNSVAATPLAKRRGSTITSADWVQFAKDLGVQPQTAGNYLSHISAIYQLARPAWGYQLDSQVIDDARKVCKSLGLTSRSNQRERRPTLTELDKLMEHFGRVKRKDAIPMREIICYAIFSTRRQEEITRQTFEDLDESHPDIWVRDMKHPGEKVGNDVRCGLTPEALALIVNRRKSLDQTGRIFPHNGDSISRAFTDACALLGIEELHFHDLRHDGISRLFELGWNIPNVAGISGHRTWNSLRRYTHIRERGDKYHAWPWLYKLGVKPAAAAAAPI, from the coding sequence TTGGGCACCATCACGAAACGCAAGCGCGCAGACGGAAGCGTAGCGCACATGGCCCGCATCCGAATTAAGGATGGCGGCGTTGTCATGCACAGCGAGACGGAAACCTTCGACCGCGAGGCTGCAGCCAAGCTCTGGATCAAGAATCGGGAAACCGACCTGGCAAAGCCCGGGGCGCTGGAAAAGCTCAAGGCACCCGACCCCACGTTTGCCGAAGCGATCCGAAAGTACATCGCCGAATCTCGCAAGGCGATCGGCAAGACGAAGGCCCAGGTGCTCAACTCTGTGGCGGCAACCCCCCTAGCCAAGCGGCGCGGCTCCACGATCACCAGCGCCGACTGGGTGCAGTTCGCCAAAGATCTCGGCGTCCAACCTCAAACCGCGGGCAACTACCTCTCCCATATCTCCGCGATCTATCAGCTCGCCCGGCCAGCCTGGGGATATCAGCTCGACTCTCAGGTGATCGACGATGCGCGCAAAGTCTGTAAATCTCTCGGGCTGACTTCAAGATCAAACCAGCGCGAGCGACGCCCCACCCTGACCGAACTTGACAAGCTCATGGAGCACTTCGGCCGGGTTAAGCGCAAGGACGCCATCCCGATGCGCGAGATCATTTGCTATGCGATTTTCAGCACGCGGCGCCAGGAGGAGATCACAAGGCAGACCTTCGAGGACTTAGACGAGAGCCACCCTGATATCTGGGTGAGAGACATGAAGCACCCTGGCGAGAAGGTGGGCAACGATGTGCGGTGCGGGCTCACGCCGGAAGCGCTGGCGCTCATCGTGAATCGCCGCAAGTCTCTGGACCAAACTGGTCGAATTTTCCCGCACAACGGCGACTCGATCAGTCGCGCGTTTACAGACGCTTGTGCCCTGCTTGGCATTGAGGAACTACATTTCCATGACCTTCGCCACGACGGCATCAGCCGCCTGTTCGAGCTCGGCTGGAACATTCCCAACGTGGCCGGCATATCAGGTCATCGAACTTGGAACTCACTTCGCCGGTACACGCACATCCGCGAGCGCGGCGACAAATATCATGCGTGGCCATGGCTCTACAAACTTGGCGTCAAGCCAGCTGCTGCAGCAGCAGCACCTATCTGA
- the dusA gene encoding tRNA dihydrouridine(20/20a) synthase DusA — protein MTPNENHESTRLQADFPLNTSEAKAMRVSVAPMMDWTDRHCRYFHRLMSRHALLYTEMVTTGALVHGDVPRHLRFNGEEHPVALQLGGSEPAELAHCAKLGEEWGYDEINLNCGCPSERVQRGAFGACLMAEPALVADCVKAMVDAVDVPVTVKHRIGIDKIESYDFVRDFVGAVSEAGCGTFIVHARNAWLQGLSPKQNREIPPLRHELVHRLKHDFPALGFSINGGITANAQVHDHLRLLDGVMVGREAYHNPWWLAEWDAEFFGAAPQALTREEVESLMCDYMVREAAEHGTQWSSIARHMLGLRNGLPGARRWRQVWSDHRLKTRPPHEVMALAHESVTQAA, from the coding sequence ATGACACCGAACGAGAACCACGAAAGCACTAGGCTCCAAGCCGATTTCCCTCTGAACACCAGTGAGGCAAAGGCCATGCGCGTGTCGGTTGCCCCGATGATGGATTGGACGGACCGCCATTGCCGGTACTTCCACCGCCTGATGTCGCGCCACGCGCTGCTCTACACCGAAATGGTGACCACCGGTGCGCTGGTCCATGGCGACGTGCCGCGGCACCTGCGCTTCAACGGCGAAGAACATCCCGTCGCGCTGCAGTTGGGCGGCAGCGAGCCGGCCGAGCTTGCGCACTGCGCAAAGCTGGGCGAGGAATGGGGCTACGACGAGATCAACCTCAATTGCGGCTGCCCGAGCGAGCGCGTGCAGCGCGGCGCTTTCGGCGCGTGCCTCATGGCCGAGCCGGCGCTGGTGGCCGACTGCGTGAAGGCGATGGTCGACGCGGTCGATGTGCCGGTGACGGTCAAGCATCGCATCGGCATCGACAAGATCGAAAGCTACGACTTCGTGCGCGACTTCGTCGGTGCGGTGAGCGAGGCGGGCTGCGGCACGTTCATCGTCCATGCGCGCAACGCCTGGCTGCAAGGCCTGAGCCCGAAGCAGAACCGGGAGATTCCGCCGCTGCGCCATGAACTCGTGCACCGCTTGAAGCACGACTTTCCGGCGCTTGGCTTTTCGATCAACGGCGGGATCACGGCCAATGCCCAGGTGCACGACCACCTGCGGCTGCTCGATGGCGTGATGGTCGGGCGGGAGGCCTATCACAACCCCTGGTGGCTGGCCGAATGGGACGCCGAGTTCTTCGGCGCCGCGCCGCAGGCGCTCACGCGCGAAGAGGTGGAGTCGCTGATGTGCGACTACATGGTCCGCGAGGCCGCCGAACACGGCACGCAGTGGTCGTCCATCGCCCGGCACATGCTGGGCTTGCGCAACGGCCTGCCGGGCGCGCGCCGCTGGCGCCAGGTATGGAGCGACCATCGCCTCAAGACGCGCCCGCCGCATGAAGTCATGGCGTTGGCGCACGAATCCGTCACGCAGGCTGCCTAG
- a CDS encoding IclR family transcriptional regulator translates to MADAVGGKEEVTALGRGLALLKVIGMSSAPVSNRELADTTGIPKATVSRLTATLVGAGYLRQSQDSERFSLGPALLDMSSRYLRQFDLRAVARPHLSELSEFAGASVHVAVRDELEMLVIDSLRPRSALISSRLEIGTRLTVVTSAAGRACLAALPAAEQGSLLERIRQESGDEWPSIEPRLMQGLDEYARLGYCSSFGEWHPHIHALGFALKGPHGEHYGVSCGGPAYLLPKEMMLTQVAPRLLDVARRISAETGSVNPD, encoded by the coding sequence ATGGCTGACGCGGTCGGGGGCAAGGAAGAGGTCACTGCGCTCGGGCGTGGCCTGGCCCTGCTCAAGGTGATCGGGATGTCGTCCGCGCCGGTGAGCAACCGCGAGCTGGCGGACACCACCGGCATCCCCAAGGCAACGGTTTCGCGCCTGACGGCCACGCTGGTGGGCGCGGGCTACCTGCGGCAATCGCAGGACAGCGAGCGTTTCAGCCTGGGGCCGGCGTTGCTCGACATGAGCAGCCGCTACCTGCGCCAGTTCGATCTCCGGGCTGTGGCAAGGCCGCACCTGTCGGAGTTGTCTGAATTTGCCGGCGCCAGTGTCCACGTCGCGGTGCGCGACGAGCTCGAGATGCTGGTCATCGATTCGCTGCGTCCCCGTTCGGCCCTGATCAGTTCCCGCCTGGAGATCGGCACCCGGTTGACCGTCGTCACCTCGGCCGCCGGAAGGGCCTGTCTTGCAGCGTTGCCCGCCGCCGAGCAGGGCTCGCTGCTGGAGCGCATCCGCCAGGAAAGCGGCGACGAGTGGCCCTCCATCGAGCCGCGCCTGATGCAGGGGCTCGACGAATATGCGCGCCTGGGCTATTGCAGCTCGTTCGGCGAATGGCATCCGCACATCCATGCGCTCGGCTTCGCGCTCAAAGGCCCGCACGGCGAGCACTATGGCGTGAGCTGCGGCGGCCCGGCCTACCTGCTGCCGAAGGAGATGATGCTCACGCAGGTCGCGCCCCGGCTGCTCGACGTGGCCCGGCGCATCTCGGCCGAGACCGGCTCCGTGAACCCCGACTAG
- a CDS encoding GntR family transcriptional regulator, giving the protein MSALTLTPRALYEEVAELLRQRIFRRELEPGSWIDELKLAEEYGISRTPLREALKVLAAEGLVTMKVRRGAYVTEVSEQDLADVYHLLSLLESDAAGVVAERATDAERAELKALHAELEAAAAPGKENREHFFALNERFHMRLLAIANNKWRDQMVADLRKVMKLNRHNSLLKEGRIAESLAEHRAMMAAIESGDAAAAMARMREHFRNGLEAAV; this is encoded by the coding sequence ATGTCCGCCCTCACCCTCACCCCGCGCGCCCTCTATGAAGAGGTGGCCGAGCTGCTGCGCCAGCGGATCTTCCGCCGAGAGCTCGAGCCGGGCAGCTGGATCGACGAACTCAAGCTGGCCGAGGAATACGGCATCAGCCGCACGCCCCTGCGCGAGGCGTTGAAGGTGCTGGCGGCCGAAGGCCTGGTGACGATGAAGGTGCGGCGCGGCGCCTACGTGACCGAAGTATCGGAACAGGACCTGGCCGATGTCTACCACCTGCTCTCGCTGCTGGAAAGCGACGCGGCGGGCGTGGTGGCCGAACGCGCCACCGATGCCGAGCGCGCGGAGCTGAAGGCATTGCACGCCGAGCTGGAGGCCGCCGCCGCCCCGGGCAAGGAAAACCGCGAGCACTTCTTCGCACTGAACGAGCGCTTCCACATGCGCCTGCTGGCCATTGCCAACAACAAGTGGCGCGACCAGATGGTGGCCGACCTGCGCAAGGTGATGAAGCTCAACCGGCACAACTCGCTGCTCAAGGAAGGGCGGATTGCCGAATCGCTGGCGGAGCACCGCGCCATGATGGCCGCGATCGAATCCGGCGACGCCGCGGCAGCCATGGCGCGCATGCGCGAGCATTTCCGCAATGGCCTCGAGGCCGCTGTGTAG
- the scpA gene encoding methylmalonyl-CoA mutase, producing the protein MSSTPEPTFKPANLADWAKAAAKSAPGGDLNALNWVTPDGITVKPLYTAADLQGLRYTDTLPGFEPYLRGPQATMYAVRPWTIRQYAGFSTAEESNAFYRKALAAGGQGVSVAFDLATHRGYDSDHPRVTGDVGKAGVAIDSVEDMKILFDQIPLDKVSVSMTMNGAVLPVLAGYVVAAEEQGVAQDQLSGTIQNDILKEFMVRNTYIFPPAPSMRIIGDIIEYTAQHMPKFNSISISGYHMQEAGANQALELAFTLADGKEYVKTALAKGLDVDGFAGRLSFFWAIGMNFYLEVAKMRAARLLWCRIMKEFNPKNPKSLMLRTHCQTSGWSLTEQDPYNNIVRTTIEAMAAVFGGTQSLHTNALDEAIALPTEFSSRIARNTQLIIQEETHIPNVVDPWAGSYMMEKLTQDMADAAWAIIEEVEAMGGMTKAVDSGWAKLKIEAAAAEKQARIDSGKDVIVGVNKYKLKTEDAIDSLSIDNVMVRDQQVARLQNIRASRDTAKVQAALDALTEAAENGTGNLLALSIDAVRLRATVGEISDALEKSFGRHRADTQKVTGVYAAAYDSAEGWEALKTEINAFAEEQGRRPRVMISKLGQDGHDRGAKVVATAFADLGFDVDMGPLFQTPEECARQAIENDVHAVGVSTLAAGHKTLVPAIIEELKKQGADDIIVFVGGVIPRQDYDFLYEAGVKGIYGPGTPIPASAKDVLEQIRAAVSA; encoded by the coding sequence ATGAGCAGCACACCCGAACCCACCTTCAAGCCTGCCAACCTCGCTGACTGGGCCAAGGCCGCGGCCAAGTCCGCGCCCGGCGGCGACCTGAACGCGCTGAACTGGGTCACGCCGGACGGCATCACCGTGAAGCCGCTCTATACCGCGGCCGATCTGCAGGGGCTCAGGTACACCGACACGCTGCCCGGCTTCGAGCCCTACCTGCGCGGGCCGCAGGCCACCATGTACGCGGTGCGGCCGTGGACCATCCGCCAGTACGCCGGCTTCTCGACCGCCGAGGAATCGAATGCCTTCTATCGCAAGGCGCTGGCCGCGGGCGGGCAGGGCGTGAGCGTGGCCTTCGACCTGGCCACCCACCGCGGCTATGACAGCGACCATCCGCGCGTGACCGGCGACGTCGGCAAGGCCGGCGTGGCCATCGATTCGGTGGAGGACATGAAGATCCTGTTCGACCAGATCCCGCTCGACAAGGTCAGTGTCTCCATGACGATGAACGGCGCCGTGCTGCCGGTGCTGGCAGGCTACGTGGTCGCGGCCGAAGAGCAGGGCGTGGCGCAGGACCAGCTGAGCGGAACCATCCAGAACGACATCCTCAAGGAGTTCATGGTCCGCAACACCTACATCTTTCCGCCGGCGCCGAGCATGCGGATCATCGGCGACATCATCGAGTACACGGCGCAGCACATGCCCAAGTTCAACTCGATCTCGATCAGCGGCTACCACATGCAGGAAGCCGGCGCCAACCAGGCGCTGGAGCTCGCCTTCACGCTGGCCGACGGCAAGGAATACGTGAAGACCGCGCTGGCCAAGGGCCTGGACGTGGACGGCTTTGCCGGGCGGCTCAGCTTCTTCTGGGCCATCGGCATGAACTTCTACCTGGAAGTGGCCAAGATGCGCGCTGCGCGCCTTCTGTGGTGCCGCATCATGAAGGAGTTCAACCCCAAGAACCCCAAGAGCCTGATGCTGCGCACGCACTGCCAGACCTCGGGCTGGTCGCTCACCGAGCAGGACCCGTACAACAACATCGTGCGCACCACCATCGAGGCCATGGCCGCGGTGTTCGGCGGCACGCAGAGCCTGCACACCAACGCGCTCGACGAGGCCATTGCGCTTCCCACCGAGTTCAGCTCGCGCATCGCGCGCAACACGCAGCTCATCATCCAGGAAGAAACGCACATCCCGAACGTGGTCGACCCGTGGGCCGGCAGCTACATGATGGAGAAGCTCACGCAGGACATGGCCGATGCGGCCTGGGCCATCATCGAAGAGGTCGAGGCGATGGGCGGCATGACCAAGGCGGTCGACAGCGGCTGGGCCAAGCTCAAGATCGAGGCGGCCGCGGCCGAGAAGCAGGCGCGCATCGATTCGGGCAAGGACGTGATCGTGGGCGTCAACAAGTACAAGCTCAAGACCGAAGACGCGATCGACAGCCTGTCCATCGACAACGTGATGGTGCGCGACCAGCAGGTGGCGCGGTTGCAGAACATCCGTGCGTCGCGCGACACGGCCAAGGTGCAGGCCGCGCTCGATGCGCTGACCGAAGCCGCCGAGAACGGCACCGGCAACCTGCTTGCGCTCAGCATCGACGCGGTGCGCCTGCGGGCCACGGTGGGCGAGATTTCCGACGCGCTCGAAAAATCATTCGGCCGCCATCGGGCCGACACGCAAAAGGTGACCGGTGTGTACGCTGCTGCCTATGACTCCGCCGAAGGCTGGGAAGCCCTCAAGACCGAGATCAATGCCTTCGCGGAAGAACAGGGCCGCCGCCCGCGCGTGATGATCTCCAAGCTGGGACAGGACGGGCACGACCGCGGTGCCAAGGTGGTGGCCACCGCGTTTGCCGACCTGGGCTTCGACGTGGACATGGGGCCACTGTTCCAGACGCCCGAAGAGTGCGCGCGCCAGGCCATCGAGAACGACGTGCACGCCGTCGGCGTGAGCACGCTTGCAGCCGGCCACAAGACGCTGGTGCCTGCCATCATCGAGGAACTCAAGAAGCAGGGC